DNA sequence from the Pseudomonadota bacterium genome:
ACCCGGCCGAGTCCTTCCACCGTACTTAAGGCCTTGATCGTCAAAAATAAATCGGGCGGAATATAGAGACGATGTCTGGTCGTCAGCTGCAAAAGCTGATTCAACATCGACCCCAATGCCAGATCCTTCAAAGGACGATAGCAATGTTGATCCATAAACTCGGCCACATCTCTTTCCAGGGCGGAATAATCCGGCCCTTCCTCTGAAAAAGTAAGTTTAAGCAGAGCTTGGGCTGCATCTTTCTCATTCCGATGGGCAATACTCATGATCAGGTCGGCAAAACTTTCCCGCATTTCCAAATCGAGCCGTCCCATCATACCGAAGTCTATGTAGCAAATGACATTATCAGGCATGATAAAAATGTTACCCGGATGAGGATCGGCATGAAAAAAACCATGGACAAAGATCTGTCTCATGATCAGGATAAGACCTCGTCGGGCAATTTCTTTCCGATCCAAGCCCTTTTTTTCCAACTCATCAAGAGCGGAAGCCTTAACCCCATAGATATGCTCCATGGTCAGAACCCGTGAGGTCGTGGCTTCGCGATAGACCTGCGGCACATAAACTGCAGGCTCATCCTCAAGCTGTCGGGCAAATCTCTCCATGTAAGCCGCCTCCAAAGTATAATCCAGTTCCTTCTCCAGGGTTCGGGCAAACTCTTCTACAACTCTGGTGGGACGCTGAATCTCCCATCCTTCCAGATGACGCTCCATCAACTCTGCCAGATGCATCATAATCTCCAGATCCACTTCAATCGTACGCAGGATGCCCGGTCGCTGGATCTTGATAACTACATCTTTACCATCAAGCATTTTCGCTTGGTGAACTTGACCGATAGAGGCTGCGGCCAGAGGCTGTTCATCGAAACTTGAAAAAACCTGTTCGACTGGTTTCTGGAGTTCCTTTTTGATGACTGCTTCCACCTCCTGGTATGTAAACGGCGGAACTTCATCTTGAAGTTTGGAAAGCTCTTGCATAAACTCAACCGGCAGGAGATCGGGTCGGGTGGAGAGAATTTGGCCCATTTTAAGGAATGTGGGACCCAATTCTTCCAAAACCATCCTTACTCGAACTGCACGGGAGAGTGTTTCAATTCTCTCCCGACGTTTACGAGAAATCATCTGCAAGCCGATTTCCAGGTATTGTTCGATTTTAAGTGTGTCAATCAGATCTCCAAAACCGTATTTGAAAATCACGGTAAGAATCTGCTGATAACGCTTCATGTGACGATAAGTACGCCCAACACTTCCGATTTTTAAAAATGTCACAA
Encoded proteins:
- a CDS encoding AarF/ABC1/UbiB kinase family protein; protein product: MTFLKIGSVGRTYRHMKRYQQILTVIFKYGFGDLIDTLKIEQYLEIGLQMISRKRRERIETLSRAVRVRMVLEELGPTFLKMGQILSTRPDLLPVEFMQELSKLQDEVPPFTYQEVEAVIKKELQKPVEQVFSSFDEQPLAAASIGQVHQAKMLDGKDVVIKIQRPGILRTIEVDLEIMMHLAELMERHLEGWEIQRPTRVVEEFARTLEKELDYTLEAAYMERFARQLEDEPAVYVPQVYREATTSRVLTMEHIYGVKASALDELEKKGLDRKEIARRGLILIMRQIFVHGFFHADPHPGNIFIMPDNVICYIDFGMMGRLDLEMRESFADLIMSIAHRNEKDAAQALLKLTFSEEGPDYSALERDVAEFMDQHCYRPLKDLALGSMLNQLLQLTTRHRLYIPPDLFLTIKALSTVEGLGRVLDPDLDVIEEASPFIKRIQLNRINPRRIAKDVTSSGTDFFQLLKDIPGEIRAILKLARQGKVKMEFEHRGLEPMLATHDRISNRISFAIVLASLVIGSGLIVLSDIPPKWHEIPIIGLTGFLFAGFMGFWLLISIIRSGRM